One window of the Salvia miltiorrhiza cultivar Shanhuang (shh) chromosome 6, IMPLAD_Smil_shh, whole genome shotgun sequence genome contains the following:
- the LOC130988673 gene encoding probable carbohydrate esterase At4g34215 gives MALMIFFLVAFFLRASSSSACDKAIFLLAGQSNMAGRGGIFHNKWDGYTPPLCRASPRILRLNNQTAWEEAREPLHGNISFAPCPGSNAPAGIGPGMAFANTLLKRDPTIGTIGLVPCAVGMTGISDWRRGSCLYARLMSRARAALREGGALRGMLWYQGENDINVSTAGMYEDRLRTFFNDVRNDLSSPSLPIIQVALASPNISTNSGTRKIRSIQLHLKLPNLMCVDAKGLAVDDYQKLHLTTDAQVKLGSKMAHAFVKHFT, from the exons ATGGCACTGATGATATTCTTCCTTGTAGCCTTCTTCCTTAGGGCTTCCTCTTCCTCAGCCTGTGACAAAGCAATATTCTTGCTGGCGGGGCAAAGCAATATGGCTGGCCGGGGTGGCATTTTCCATAATAAATGGGACGGATACACTCCTCCCCTCTGCCGAGCCAGTCCACGGATCCTCCGTCTCAACAACCAGACGGCATGGGAGGAGGCTCGTGAGCCTCTACACGGAAACATCTCCTTTGCGCCTTGCCCGGGCAGCAATGCTCCTGCGGGAATCGGGCCAGGGATGGCCTTCGCAAACACCCTCTTGAAGAGGGACCCCACTATTGGAACCATCGGCTTGGTTCCATGTGCAGTGGGAATGACTGGCATCTCCGACTGGAGACGCGGAAGCTGCCTCTACGCCCGCTTGATGAGTCGGGCTCGGGCGGCCTTGAGGGAAGGAGGAGCGCTCCGGGGGATGCTCTGGTACCAAGGGGAGAACGACATTAACGTGTCGACTGCCGGCATGTATGAGGATCGGTTGAGGACGTTCTTCAATGACGTCCGAAACGATCTCTCGTCTCCTTCGCTGCCAATCATCCAG GTGGCTTTGGCGTCCCCGAATATTTCTACTAATTCGGGGACGAGAAAAATAAGAAGCATCCAGTTGCACTTGAAGCTTCCAAACTTGATGTGCGTGGATGCCAAAGGTTTGGCAGTAGACGACTACCAGAAGCTGCACCTCACCACGGACGCTCAAGTGAAGCTGGGCTCAAAGATGGCGCATGCATTTGTCAAGCATTTTACCTAG